One genomic segment of Pseudomonadota bacterium includes these proteins:
- the glnQ gene encoding glutamine ABC transporter ATP-binding protein GlnQ: MIELKNVCKSFGHREVLHNINLSISTGEVVVIIGPSGSGKSTLIRCINCLEMITGGRLIVDEINIPAERQMTRQIRLEVGMVFQQFNLFPHMTALENVAFGPQKARKKSKTESRNIAADLLNKVGLAEFKDKLPGQLSGGQQQRVAIARALAVNPKVMLFDEPTSALDPEMIGEVLDIMKKIAKDSGMTMIVVTHEMGFASQVGDRLIFMDEGTIVEEGKPEEVMKNPRSERLKDFLGHVKHH; encoded by the coding sequence ATTATTGAACTGAAAAATGTCTGTAAATCATTTGGCCATAGGGAAGTCTTACATAATATCAACCTTTCAATCTCCACGGGTGAGGTTGTGGTGATAATCGGTCCGTCCGGTTCTGGTAAATCCACCTTGATTCGCTGTATCAACTGTCTGGAAATGATAACCGGAGGAAGGTTGATTGTTGATGAGATCAATATCCCTGCTGAACGACAAATGACACGTCAGATACGGCTGGAGGTCGGTATGGTCTTTCAGCAATTCAATCTTTTCCCGCATATGACTGCCCTTGAGAATGTCGCTTTCGGCCCCCAGAAAGCAAGGAAAAAAAGTAAAACTGAATCCAGGAATATTGCCGCTGACCTACTGAACAAGGTTGGTTTGGCTGAGTTTAAAGATAAACTTCCCGGACAGCTTTCCGGCGGGCAACAGCAGCGGGTTGCAATCGCCAGGGCCCTGGCGGTAAACCCCAAAGTTATGCTGTTTGATGAACCAACCTCGGCTTTGGATCCTGAAATGATCGGTGAAGTCCTGGATATCATGAAAAAGATTGCCAAAGACAGTGGTATGACCATGATTGTGGTCACCCATGAAATGGGATTTGCATCCCAGGTTGGCGACCGACTGATCTTTATGGACGAGGGTACAATTGTTGAGGAGGGGAAGCCAGAAGAAGTGATGAAAAACCCCCGATCGGAGAGACTAAAGGACTTTTTAGGACATGTAAAACACCACTAA
- the glnH gene encoding glutamine ABC transporter substrate-binding protein GlnH → MKKLIVLMLASIMIVTSGVAFADKLYVGTDTAFVPFEYKGKDGKYTGFDIDLWAEIAKRIGVEYELKPMDFNGLIPGLTTGNLDVALAAIFIKSSREKKIDFSHPYFRAGLKVMVRAGNKSIKSPADLKGKVVAVKLGTATVEYVKTLGAKKIVKFPNIDQAYLEVVTGGADAAMHDTPNVLYYIKAAGNGKVKAVGPDVKASQYGIAFPQGSALRDKVNVALLEMMEDGTYAKLYRKWFNADPE, encoded by the coding sequence ATGAAAAAACTGATTGTATTAATGCTTGCAAGCATAATGATTGTTACATCCGGAGTTGCTTTTGCCGACAAGTTGTATGTCGGTACGGACACTGCTTTTGTGCCTTTTGAATACAAAGGCAAGGATGGTAAGTATACGGGTTTTGATATTGATCTGTGGGCAGAGATTGCCAAGCGCATTGGGGTTGAATATGAACTGAAGCCAATGGATTTCAATGGCCTGATTCCCGGCCTGACAACCGGCAACCTTGACGTTGCCCTGGCAGCTATTTTCATTAAATCCTCCCGGGAAAAGAAAATCGATTTTTCTCATCCCTACTTCAGGGCTGGTCTGAAGGTCATGGTCCGGGCCGGCAATAAAAGTATCAAGTCTCCAGCTGATTTAAAAGGTAAAGTTGTGGCGGTAAAACTTGGCACGGCAACCGTTGAATACGTTAAGACTCTCGGAGCTAAAAAAATAGTCAAGTTCCCGAATATCGATCAAGCTTATCTTGAAGTTGTAACCGGCGGTGCTGACGCGGCAATGCACGATACCCCGAATGTTCTTTATTACATCAAGGCCGCCGGAAACGGCAAGGTTAAGGCTGTCGGTCCCGATGTTAAAGCCTCTCAATACGGAATCGCTTTTCCGCAGGGAAGTGCTTTGCGTGACAAAGTCAACGTTGCCCTTCTTGAGATGATGGAGGATGGCACTTATGCAAAGCTGTATAGAAAATGGTTTAACGCGGATCCTGAATAA
- a CDS encoding ABC transporter permease subunit (The N-terminal region of this protein, as described by TIGR01726, is a three transmembrane segment that identifies a subfamily of ABC transporter permease subunits, which specificities that include histidine, arginine, glutamine, glutamate, L-cystine (sic), the opines (in Agrobacterium) octopine and nopaline, etc.) → MGFEFSVITDSIPALLVGAKLTWIITILGIVGGMIFGISAGLGRLAGTEYLGETPPGIFKSISILIRYISGAYVETIRGTPIIVQAMFIYFAFPMLVKLLLDIERFRIEAVTAAVITIVINAGAYIAEIVRGAVMSVDKGLLEAGMSLGINRFQLIFHIIGPIAIRRMIPPLGNQFIISLKDTSLFIVIGVGELTRQGQEIMASNFRALEIWLTVAVMYLIMTTAIATTLRYFERKMKMF, encoded by the coding sequence ATGGGTTTTGAATTTTCAGTTATTACCGACTCTATTCCCGCTCTTCTTGTCGGGGCCAAATTGACCTGGATTATTACTATCCTGGGAATTGTCGGCGGCATGATTTTTGGTATTTCAGCCGGGCTGGGACGTTTAGCGGGAACTGAATACCTTGGGGAAACACCACCCGGAATCTTCAAGTCGATCAGTATCCTGATCCGCTACATTTCCGGCGCTTATGTCGAGACGATACGAGGCACCCCGATTATTGTTCAGGCCATGTTTATCTATTTCGCTTTCCCGATGTTAGTCAAGCTTCTCCTGGATATCGAGCGTTTTCGTATAGAAGCAGTTACTGCCGCCGTCATTACAATTGTTATCAATGCGGGAGCCTATATTGCGGAGATTGTCCGGGGAGCGGTCATGTCAGTTGACAAGGGTCTTTTGGAAGCCGGGATGTCTCTGGGAATAAATCGTTTCCAGCTGATCTTTCATATTATTGGCCCGATAGCCATTAGAAGAATGATCCCGCCACTTGGAAACCAGTTTATTATCAGCCTCAAGGACACCTCCCTTTTTATTGTTATCGGAGTCGGTGAATTAACCCGGCAGGGCCAGGAAATTATGGCGAGTAATTTCAGGGCACTTGAAATCTGGCTGACTGTAGCGGTCATGTATCTGATCATGACGACTGCGATAGCCACAACCTTAAGGTATTTTGAAAGAAAAATGAAAATGTTTTAG